The nucleotide window tattagtatatataataaatTGAGATTACACAAAGCAGTGTAGTCCTATATAATTACAAGGAGAGTTGAAGCCTGAGTTCCTAAGTCTTAAACTATCATAAGTAATCTAAAATCTCATAAATAGACTCAGCTTCTTGTAAGTAATCCTGTTTACACCAAAATAAAATAGGACTAGACAATTCATCTTCAGCTTCTGAATGgaacttttgttatcttcaaACATCTCTGGTTTCTCTCTTTCTAGACTGTCCACTTGCATTTGGACAATCTTCCATCTCTCTTTGTGTCTTGAAAGGTTACCATCTCTGTTCCAACAAGCTAGGACTTCCTCAATTCTCCTTGGCATGGTCCACCTCGTGTGGGTATATCTCCTCCTTGAGCAAAAGTTAAGTGGAATTGCAGCGAGGTTTAACAAATTCTTTGAATTATCTTATGGTCTCCCTAAATTATTTGTTGCTTTGGATGAAAACCAAAGGTTTATGGGATCAGATGTGTATGAACTCATTAGAAGGCTTTGAGATCTCTAAACACCTAATAATTTATGCTTGAACTTTGAGGTGAGCCAGGACAAAGCCAGAAAAGTTGTCAACTTGGCTATTCAAAATAGTACAAGAACATTCTTTCACTTGTAAGCTTGAATCGCATGTTGCCTTTTGTAGATTTGGGATAGTGGGGTTAGTGTTCACCCTAAggaagtttttaggcttgaacAGGAGACAAATGTGATACCTTATCCTTCAATAAATATTATACTATGTTTAATGATTCTTAAGTTTTCTAACTCTTCGTTGTTTGTTTAACATAGCAGCTGGACCTAGGATATCTACAGTTATCAACATGTTCCTCGCATAAAATTAGCGAAGAAGGTTTAGTTTCCGATACAAGATGATCCATTTTGAATCTTTTTTAATGTTAAGGAACTTGGCCAAGCTTTTACCTTGTgcttatattaaattatttatcaGAGTAGGATTTTCATTTGGCATTGCTTTTTCACTTTTCCTGGCAGTGTAATCTATTATATGCTCTTATACTTGCTGTTGTGTAAAGGACAAAATCAAGCTTCCAGACGGTAAAAGCACGTAAAACTATGGAGCGAGAGAGATATGCGTGACCTTGTGACGTAGTGTAGAActttatttgtttctttattttctgcaaaacTTCATGATTTAGACTTCATCTGTTATACAGAAAAGCGTTTCCAATGTAATTGATGTGGTTCACCATTTGGTTTTGGTATGAATTCAGAATTTAGAGCATCTTCTGTCAACGGTGGAGCAAGTTCCACCTGCATCGGCGCGAGATGCGTTTCAACCTGCAAGGGAAGCACTAGCTGCAGATGGACTTCTACGGCATCCTGACATAGATGTGAAGGTGTCAGTTGCATCTTGCATCGGTGAGATCATGAGAATTACAGCTCCAGATCAACCTTATGATGATCGCATAATTCAGGCAAATACAACTCTTACAGCCTTCTTTGCTTCAATATAAAGTCAGACTTGTtgctagtctcttttctaaccaaGCTGTTTTTCTTTTAACTGATGGTTCAGATTCTGTAATAGTTATGCACCTATGATTTACTTGGTTAGTTGGATGCATGAATAGTATTTAGATTCTCAGTTTAGTTTCTTGCGCAATTGCTGGACAGGAATTTTTTGAGCTTTCAGTATTGGCATTTGGGAAATTGTCTTGCATTGATGGTTGTGGTTATTCAAAGGCTGTTTCAATTATCGAAGTTCTTGCGAAGTACCGAACATGCATTCTGATGTTGGATCTCGAGTTAGACGCATTGGTTGTTCAGATGTTTCATCATTTTCTGAATAGCATAAGGTTTGATCTCCAATATGTTATTTGTTCATAATTTGTCTAAAGGAAGAGGGGATGaattgggacggagggagtaATTGGATATTTCTTTCTCAGTGTCACTAATTAATGATGAGTCATGTTTGAATATATATTTTGTACCAATCAAACACTCTTATCACAAATGGGAAGGAGGGAGTATATAAAAGAGTTCTAGCATGCATGCGAATATTCACTGTTGTATCTTTATATATTGGATACAGTATAAATGAACTTATATGCTAAGGTACATAGCATGTCAAAAACTACCAGATTATTTATGAAGTTCAAAGACTACCTTTTCCTCAtgccattctttttttttttctggaaATGGCTGACAACGGATTTTTGTATCTTGCCCCATTTTAAGGCCGGACCACCCTGATCATGTATTCATGGATGTCGAGGAAATAATGAGCATGATGATAAAAGAGAGTGACGGAATTTCAATGGAGCTTCTGAACATCCTGATAAGTAGTGTTAAGAAGGAAAACCAGGTATTGCTTCTcctctacaactccattcatttaTCTTTGATGCATCTTTCTTATTGAATTTTTAATGAAGTTGTCTTTTGGTTCAGAATGTTTCACCTCGCTCCTATATGCTAGGAGAGAGAGTTCTTCAAATAAGTGCTGTCAAACTTTGTCCATATCTTCCAGAAGCACTGAGGTCCTTGAGGATTTCCACTGATGATTATtctgaagttgttgaattgataTGGAGAGAGGCAACTAAAAGTAAAACTACGGTAGGTCTATCTGATAGGATTGTTCAGTTAACATATGTGGTATTGATAAAATCATGTTTGGTTATTTGTTCTGGATTTATACTAATGATGTGAATGGTTCCTTCGCTGTGCCCTTGTCAGAATGGTACAAAGTCTCTCCCTAGTTCTAGGCCAGGAGAAATTGATCAATTTGTGGATGGAGCATCAAAATCACAAAATGGTCCTGAAGAGCGTTATCATAAAGCTGCTTGCTTTGACGATGCCTGTCCATCCACGGAAGCAACTTCCAAGTGTCTTCCAGATGCTGACTCTAAAGTTATTTCAGCTGATGACACTGTTGTATTATTTGAGCGATCTGCAGAGGATTCCTTTAAGACACCGGTCAATAATGACTCAAAAGAGCTTACCCGCGGAGCTGGTTATGATAGCAAAGTTGGTCCATCTGTACCTGGAACTTCCAAGTCACCTACAAATGACGACTCTAGCGAGCTTGCACCACATGGTGCACCTGAGAAAGTTACTCCATTCTTAGATCAACCatctgacttgctggggaaatATGACCCTAAGCATAAGGAAGATGATGTCGTTCCAGAGATGGATAAATCTTTGAAAGGATCACAATGTGGAGATGCAACAAAGCAGCAGAAAAATACAGATTCAAGGACCAATTCTCGACCTGAAAACTTAGGTTTCATACATGCAGCCGAAAAAGATCTAGATTCAGAAGCTACTCAAGCTTCAAGGAAAAGAGGTTGGAAACCTAATTTTTTGAAAAAGCCAGAGGAAGGATATGATCATGTTTGGTTAAGTGGAGAAAGGAGATCAAAAGCCTGTATTCGCTGGAAGGATTATGGGAAAGATACTAAAAAGAGAAGTAGCTGTTCACCTAAATGTGCTATCTCCGATGAATTGTACTTGTCATCTGGTGTGGAGAAGACTCCGAAAATGACTATAAGAAGACGCCAAAAGGAGCAAAATGACATAATAGGTCAGAATGATGGTGCACAAATTTCATCAATTTCAGCAAGAAATTTACCCGGAGTTTTAACAAAGAAGAAAGTCTCACAACCTAAATTGATTACTTCAGAAGAATTTGTTGTCTTGGAGGCATTAGAAAAGAAACATGAAAAAGGTGACAAGAAAAATTTACCTGCCAGCTATCGTGATAGAAGACGGGGGCCATCAGTTAAAGAATCAGGAATTGAGGTAGTAAATATAAACAGTTAGCTTCAATTTGCTGAATATGATTTGAAAGTTATGTGAATTTTGGTAAGGTATTTGTTGTGCCCCTTAGTTCTTGACTTATTAATACATAAATTGGATTTTGCAGGCATTGGCTTCTCACTCGATCACCAACAAGAGCAACTTTGCCAATACCTCTAAAGGTCAACGTAAGAAGGAGAACTCGTCATCACAAGAAGAGGTAAACATTTGTTATCCTTAGTTAGAGCTGGCTTTTATAGTTAAAGGTATTAGACAACCTTCAATAAGTGATTACTAAAGTGAATGTTCTCGTCTAGGAAGTTATGTGGATTCAAGTAAAGTATTTGTTGTACCTCTCAATTTTGGACTTATTGTGTACATAAATTGAGTTGTGCAGGCATTGGGTTCTCTCTCAATCACCAAAGAAAACAACTTTTCCAAAACCTCTAAAAAACAACATAAAAGGAAGAACTCGCCATCACAAGAAGAGGTAAACATTATTATCATCATCAATTAGACCTGGCTTATAGTTAATGATATTAAACAACCTCGAATAAGTGATTACTAAAGTGAATGTTCTCAATTTGGAAGTTATGTGGATTTAAATAAACTATTTGTTCTACCCCTTTAGTCTTGGATTTATTATGTTGTGCAGGCATTGGATTCTGTTTCAATAACCAAGAAAAGGACCTTACCGAAAGCCTCTAAAGAACAACGTAAAAGGAAGACCTTGCCATCACAAGAAGAGGTAAACATTTATTATCACTTATTAGAGCTGGCTTATGGTTAATGATATTAGACAACCTTCAGTAAGTGATTACTAAAGTGAATGTTAACAGTTAACGAGGTTATTTATATGCTGAAACTAGTTTTCCAttttacttataaaaaaaatCTAGTTTTCTTTTGTAACTGAAGAGAAAAGACTTTTGACCAATTAGAAATTTGAAGTGCATAATGTCCATGCTTCCAGCTCATCTCTGCATTGATTAATGTTGTTTGCTTTCAAGATTTATGAGCCTCTCTATAATCTTCTCAGTATTCTGCGGATAAGGTTGTCAGAGAGCAAGGTGAGGAGCTGATTGGCTGCAGAATAAGGGTTTGGTGGCCACTGGATCAAAGGTATGTGATTTCACTGAATTAATTATTACGCAGTCTAGCTTCTGCTATTCCTGTTAAAAGCTTTTAATGTTTTAAGTGCTCTTTCACTGAGTGAGTACAATTTTTTTCATTTGAACAAACTCTGAATGAATCACTCTGTCATAATATTCTGAATATGACTAATGTTTAAGAATCAGCCTCAATTATGATGTTATGTGCAGAAGGTaggtaaaatatttttaaatgttaaTGATAAGAAATAGATGTCTAGAATGCATAAAGAAATACTGGGATCTGTTTGAATCATGAAGGAAATAGTGACTACATCGAACCCCTAATTagtcctggaaacagcctctctacccttcggggtaggggtaaggtctgcgtacatattaccctccccagaccccacttgtgggattatactgggtcgttgttgttgttgttgttgttgtatcgaACCCCTAATTAGCTGGACAGGGCAAAGAAGATGGATTAGTATGGGCAATTGTAATATTAAAGTTTCTTGttgtaaaaattaaataaaagtacTTGGTATAGTCCAGCCATCATAAGGACTTGTGAGCATCTAAACTCCTGGCATGAAATTCTGAGTTGACTTGTTTTAGAGAAGGGGAGCCTGGTACACACCTGCATGTTAACAATGTATGACTAAAAGCCGTAAAAGGTTGATTGGACTGAGTCGAACTATGCTGTGGGTGATTCCTGCACGCTTGGACTAGTTCCATGGGATATTTGCTGCCTCCCACTAGCACAGGTACCGGATAACTTTTTCCACCAATGCTTGTGGGAAGAAATTCAGTACGGGAATATGCGTTTCAAAGTTCAACCTATAGAAACCATTCTTAAGGAGTAATATGACAACTTTAAGATGCTAAGCAAATGTATCTTGTTGGCGCTTGGTTCAGTCATTGTGTCTTTAGAGATTTGGTAGTATCATTGTGCAAAGGACATTTAATTAAAGATTTAGTAGTATTTTTATGGTTCTTTTTTCAGAAAAAATTGTTAGGTCCGTAGAGGCAGACTTTTGAGCATTTAGCTGCTTCCTTTTTATCCTCTATTTACTTTGACATATTATTTTGTTTCGTTCTAATGTAGTATATTTTTTAGTTCAAATGTTACATTACATAGAATTCATATTCTGTAGGTTCTATGAGGGACATATCGCCTTGTTTGACCGTCCAGAGAAGAAGCATATGGTAAAGATTTAGCATGTTTTAGTAAGACATTATTTATCTTGTATATTAACTGACGTCAACTGCTATATGTAATCATACTCCCTTGGTCTTCAGCTGGTTGATGCTCATATGTTAATAGGCTGGGTGTCAGTATACATTTTCACAGGCAGAATTATTTTCGGAATCtaatttggagttaatttgacgAGCAGCTTCTTGTGTGTTGGTAATGTTTTATCATTTATGTTTTTTCTCATGGTATTCTAAGGTGAtctatgatgatggtgatgaagAAACGCTAGATCTTACAAGCGAACACTGGGAACTGGTTGTAGAGGACAATGCATCAGATCCTGTGGGTTCCTACCagtcttttcttttcccttctctTCTCTATTCGTCTGTTCTGTACTTGTCTTTAATTGCATAACTTATTGGTGGATGTATTTCAGAGGAGAGAGATTGTTTCTGGTCCCAGTGATTCGTTTGACATGTAAGCTTCCTTCACCCAACTTATTCATTCGTGGAAAGTCATTATGATGATTTAGAATGCTGCTTTAAAGTTGACATGGGGAAACATTTTGTCCCTATTGTCTCGAGATTACGATAGTGAGAACTGAGGGTGCAACTTTTACAGTTGGCATCTCATTGGTTACAACTATGTCTGACAGAGAGTGAAATATTAGCGTCAGAGTTAAAACTTAGATCATTGTTACGTGCTGGATAGCTatagatacaagagtgaaccaccTTCATTTAGCTTTTCCTGTACTTCTTAGCGCCCTTTCATTTTCCTCTCAGTACATTGAATCTAAATTCAACAATCCACTTTTATTGTAGTTGTCTCACATAGGCATGGATTTACCTGCAAGTCTCACTGAAAATTCAcatccttttattttcctttcttccttttctttttctttagcaAAACTTCTCGATAGGTTGGATGTCCAAACTTTATACATTTGCCTTCCTTTCCCTATTTCACTAGTTTGCTTCTCTTGCTGTGCTATTGGTGTCCTCATTTTCAGGTAAACTACCCCTACACATCTATCTTCACCCTTGGTTGGAAGTGTATGTTATATGCTTTAATGTTATATGTTAATTGCATGCATCAGAATAGTGATGGTTGTGTCCAACCATAAACCGTGTTCAAATCTTCTTGCAAAGGTGGATTCTTAAGTAATGCATCCATCACTGAAAGTATCCTAGCAAGCTTCGGAGCTAAAAGCGATGCCCTTAAATGTCCAACCTGTTATAATAGAGCCTTCAGCCATTTACTTAATAGAATCATGTTAAATTCTTTCTTTTGTCTCTGCCCTTTCAACAGAATGAGATCTTTCCTTACTACGTTTCCCTTAAAAATGAAACCTTCTTTTTTGCCTCCTGccttctttaatttaattacagAATTACTGACATACACCCTTCCTAATTTTTTAAGAAAACAAAAAACCTGAAAGGTTACTTCGTTTTCCAGATAATTAAACTTATCAAAAGAAGTTCCAGATAATAACAGGTCTTTCTAGTTTTTTGTGGATAGGCAATTTCTTTCTAGTATATTTGGGATTTAAACAAGATATAAGACTTTTTAAGAATTTATTCTGAATGTACATGCTAAAATGAAAAAGCTAAAAGTCAAGCACGGCTTTAGTATATACTTGATAAGTTGTATGTGAATAATAAACAACAGAATAATGTTATGTTTGTGGCGAAGTTTTTCTGTTGTTGTCCATTTTGAAGTATTAATAAACTTCTGAAATAAACCCCAGTAAAGGTAGAATGTGAATGAactttttttgaaaagaaaatgtgAATGAACTTTTTTTGGGTGTTCAATGTGTTTACTGATTGCATTCCTTGTTATTTGTCCAGAGGTGCAGATTTCCATTAAATTCTTTTTAATGCATCAGAAGGACTAGACCAACTACTGGGACACACTGTAGTAATGCAAAAATACAGTCGATAGGAGTACTATTTTTTGTTATGAACTAGGATAAGATACTATGTTGCATTTTGAAGTTTAAAACTTTCACGTTATATTCTTCACAACTCTTGCTTTCTCAAATATGTGCGAAACAATTTAGTGGTTGATAACATAAGTTGTTAATGTGCAGGCGCCTTGGTTGCATCATTGATTCATATCGTCAtttaaggaaaaagaagaaggtgAGAGTACTTTTGTGGAAGATTTCTGCCTGTGAGCTACACATGTTTTTGTTCAGATCTCTTTCTAAGATTACATTactctatttattttttattgttttcataTTTCATCATCAAATTTTGTATAAgataagttgattgaagaagttttagttaattaataaaatttcCTCTCTTTTTTGTCACGTTGAAAGAATTTGATTGGAACAGGCAACATTTTATGTTTATACTGCAAAGCTTACATAGTTGTAGTTACCGCATCTCCTTTTACACAATACCTTTTGTTTCTCTGGTGGTGTAAGCACATAACTGAATTTATTATTTCTCTTGGTGTAAGAGTTTTTCTGTTTTCTTGGTTGGAGGTCAGCAAAGGCCTGCTAGGCTTCTGAGATAACTTCTGTCTTGAGTTACATTTGATCAATGGCAGTTGCTTTTTGATTGGTGATCAATAGTAATTTAAATCTCCAACTTCCTCTATGTTTCCCTTGGTAAAAGCTGAAAGGGCCTTATTCTTATTCTTTTACCATAATTGGGTCTTGAGAAAAGTCGTTTATGGTTCTGCCGTTTTCTTTAGCCTTTCTTTTGTGAATATATAGCAAACTCGAAACCAAAATAGACAGAAGGTTCTTTATATACTACAAATCACACTATTGATCAAACTGTTAGATCCCGGGGAGAAAAGATTATAATGACACTCATCTCTTTCTGTTTCTCTGTTGAGCTTTCAAGCTCGTGCTCTGCTTCATCTCAGCCGTCCATGTTTTCTCTACAACTACAATAACAGCAACTGTGCTTCAATTTTAAGTTGGCTATGTGGATCCTCACTATCCATTTCACTCCATTTGGACCCACTTAATCTAATACTCGATTTGGGTTATCACATATATTCAATAACTTGGGATTCTCTAGATTCAGAGATTGTCGACAGTTTCGACTCACATACACATATCAAAACAGACTAAAAAGACTCCTATCAAACATTACACTGCATACTGTCAAGACTAAGTTGTGTTTCCTCTTGTATTTCTTACAATTTCCACTATAGTAATGTCCTTTACTCATCTGATCCCAAAAGACACCCATTGTCCATATTTCCTTAATTTCTCCCTTGCCGATTATCATTAAAGCAGATATATGGTCCATTTGTGAATGATCGCTAATGATTATCCAAGGAGCATTGAATTCTTGTCATATACGTTAGCTTGGCCAAGATGCTGTATTGTGCTGCCTTGTATGACAGCGAATAGATATGAAAGAATGTTCAACTTTTCACACCTCTTCCCTCTTGGCTGCTAGATCCCCAAATAACGTTCCATTTAGATGATTCCTGGATCATTATCCACGTAATACCTTCTTATGGGTTGGTCAGTAGTGCTATTATTGTTCTCTACTGCATTTCCATCTTTAGTCTATGTGCCTTTTCATTCCTAGTAAGGGTGATGGCATATCATGTTGCTGAGCGGTGCGATTCAacaattattttattttcgctAAAATCCATTTACCTCTTTGGGGAAGTTGTCATACCTTAAAATGCATTAACAAGTTTCCATAACAAGGCTTCCCCTTTGATCGTCCAAACCCAACGAGATTTTCCTGCAATTTCTTTAACCCTGTATTTTGGAATAACATCCAACTTTTTCCCCTTTAGTGAAGTCAGTGAAATCACGGGAAGACCGCCCTAGCTGTCAAATGCACTAGCATTTTCCTATCTGATAAGACTATCGTCCATAAATTCCGATTCAAATTATTGTCCCTCATTTTGTAGTTCTCTTCATGCTATAGGATTATTAAAGTAATTATCTTTAATCTTTGAGTTCAAGTAAAAATGTAGAGATTAAAAAAATCGGCGACAGTTCTCATTTGCTACTGGATAATGTTAGGTTATTGTGTTCTTATGTCAAATTTCACGGAAAGGAGGCAGAAAAGTTGCCTTTATATAATGTCGAGGGAGAGGCAGAAAAAGTTATTTAACATCGACAGAGAGGCAGAAAAGTGTCTTCATATAATGTTGAGGGAGAGGCAGAAAAAACTGTCCTTGTGTCACTGTTGCAATAGACGGTTTGCTCATGGGATTCTTAAGAGTTATGGAATAAGCAATCAGTGGCTTTTTTAGTTGGAACTTGTTCCACCACTGCACTCAACAATTTAACTGTGGCAGTTCAATTTGTAAGTATTAATTAGCTTACTTTCCAATTCATTCCCATCTAATCTTATGGATCGGTCTTTCTATATTCATCCTTTGACTTAAACTAGAGTTAAGACAATCTAATTGTGCGTGTCTTTAATGCTTCAGCAAATAGTCTTTGAGGTTCTCTACGGATAAAGAGAGAAAATTAAACTGTGGAAGTTCAATTTGTAGGTGTCAGTCAGCTTACTTTCCTATCAGTTCAAGCATCTAATTAAGGGGTCTAGTTATGGTTATCTTGGCTTTAACTTGAGTTAACACAACATAGTCGTATGTGGCTTTACTATGATTAACAGAATGCTTCAACAAACAATCTTTGAGGTTCTCTTAAGATAAAGGAGAAAATTCAAGTCGGGGCAGAGTTTGCTGCTAGTCCACATTAGTTTACGATTTCGTATACTCCCATGCTTTAAATTAGAGTTTGAGACAACCTTCGAGATTTGTAGTGAGAATTTAGAGTTCAAAAGCTCTTAGATTATTTACGCACGTTTAGACATATATAAAGACATTCCATGGGTACATCGCATTCTGAGACATATTCATGCTCAAGTAATGCTAATGTCCAATGTATCAAACAATATTTGACATTTTGCCTTGGGATGTACAGACCTTAGATATCAATGTTATTAAAGGCTCAATTAAGGCACCCTTAAACCCTGAAACTTGGGTTGTGCGCTTCGCCTCGCTTAATTGGCGCTACTGTCGATTTCTAGATAGTAGATTATTTTCATACTAAGGTCGAGATTGTAGGCCCATGTGTATACACTTCTTCCACATCGGGACAAGAAGGAGCCCTCTATGGCAGGCGGCAAGCGTGCCCCTCTCATCGATGAACTATGTCTTTAAAAGCAGTACACTAGACAATGAATTTAGTTGACAAAGTTATACACTAACTGTTAATAAAATGCTATGACTAAACTTTTAATGATTAGGAAAAGATAATTGGAAATTTAGTATAAGAAATCTAGCCACTAAAAAGTTAAAACATCTTGTCATCTGAATAAAAAATAATGGTTTTTTAACTTGATTGACTTGATTTTCATTTTACTTCAAATATATGGCTTAattattgttttttttccttcttttgtcaAAATATTTATTGTTTGTGTCTATAGTTACATCTTCTTGCATTACTTCTATGTATTTCACTGTTTTCACTTTTCAGTAGCGCTTTTCTTCGTTAAAACCTAAGCTTTAATTGTGCATTGCTCTTAAAGCCCCAATTGACTTTGGCGCTTTGCTGCACTTTCCACTTTTGACTACTCTGTTAGATACCTTAATAGAAATTCGAAAGCCCatttttaatttatttcataACACCTGTCTATGCTTGAAAAATTGGCAGGGGAAAGCAACTGATGATCTGACTCCTCGTCCAACAAAGTAAGTTATTTATATGGCATTTAACCCCCTCTGCATAATAATTAATGGAATTGGAGCTGAATGAAGTATTTCTATATTAAGGACCATGCAACGTGATTTAACTCAAAAAGGAATGCACCAAATTAAAAGGATCAAAGTTGAAGTTTCAGAATCTGAGATAGAGGGAAATCCAATGAGCTTGACAACACCTAGAAAGGTTTCCCTAGGTTCTCCTATCGAAGATGGTGATGAATGCTGTGAATTGGTTGATGTGCATGGCTATAAAGTAAAAGTGAGCAGTGCTCCTACACTTGCTGCCATTTTTAGCAAGTATGGTGACATTACAGCCAACTGTCAGTATAAATCACCGACCGTCAAAGCTTCCCTTCTTGAGGTGGTTAGTGATGTTGTCAGGCAGCTGAAAACCAGTGATATTGATGCTAATTTTTCTGCCATTCAAGATATGAAATCTGTAGTCTCTGATGCTGCAGATGCAAAGCTTGATGTTTCTTGGCTGCAGCAGTATCTTGAGGAGATATCCGAAGAGGAAGATGTGAAGAAAAAGTCTTCCAATCTAATGGAGTTAAGGGTGACTACAATGCTTGTCACTAAAGCAGCTAAAAAGGACTTGGTAGAAAGGAATGGGGAGGTCTTAGCAGCAGAGAAACGGCTCAAAAAGGCTGAAAGGCGCTTGCAAGAGGCGAAAAGCCGAGCAGGAGAGGCAGAAAGGTCTGTCAAAGTATTTGAAATGCTGGGTGAAAAGATTCATCAGGACATCGAGCAGTGTAAGGATGCACTATATTGGCAGAGTAGGTCAAATGACCTTCTGTAGCCTGCATGAAGCTGGGAAGATGGCAGATGGCAGATGGTTGAGACTTGTTTTGTACATGATGGTGACATTTATCTCATTGCAAACTTTCGCATTTTGTGCAGTTTCAAGTTTGTCATATAACAAAAAACTGGACTTGGTTTTTGTATGTAATGCGATATGTGCATGATTGGAAAAGATTATTAGGTTACTGTGTACTGTCTCAAGGAAGACTAATACCATGGCCTCTACAACACCATGAACAATTGGGGTGATGTGCTCAGTGTctttctttagtttttttttttttttttttttgaaaaggagCTGCTTAAGGTACACTTGAACTAATCCGCTTCAAATTAGATAACTTTCTGTTACAGAACCTGCACTGATGTGTTTCTTAAATATTGAGTTCTCTTCAGATGCATTATGAAGTTAGTCTGATTAGGGACAAGGAAGATAGTTTCTTCCCCCTAGCTGTGGGCAGAtgttgaaggggagccttggcataactggtaaagttgct belongs to Nicotiana tabacum cultivar K326 chromosome 6, ASM71507v2, whole genome shotgun sequence and includes:
- the LOC107772387 gene encoding sister chromatid cohesion protein PDS5 homolog D-like isoform X1: MGALSRASLSEEERNKRLVEVGNELLQQLPSSKEELLEKLDNLEHLLSTVEQVPPASARDAFQPAREALAADGLLRHPDIDVKVSVASCIGEIMRITAPDQPYDDRIIQEFFELSVLAFGKLSCIDGCGYSKAVSIIEVLAKYRTCILMLDLELDALVVQMFHHFLNSIRPDHPDHVFMDVEEIMSMMIKESDGISMELLNILISSVKKENQNVSPRSYMLGERVLQISAVKLCPYLPEALRSLRISTDDYSEVVELIWREATKSKTTNGTKSLPSSRPGEIDQFVDGASKSQNGPEERYHKAACFDDACPSTEATSKCLPDADSKVISADDTVVLFERSAEDSFKTPVNNDSKELTRGAGYDSKVGPSVPGTSKSPTNDDSSELAPHGAPEKVTPFLDQPSDLLGKYDPKHKEDDVVPEMDKSLKGSQCGDATKQQKNTDSRTNSRPENLGFIHAAEKDLDSEATQASRKRGWKPNFLKKPEEGYDHVWLSGERRSKACIRWKDYGKDTKKRSSCSPKCAISDELYLSSGVEKTPKMTIRRRQKEQNDIIGQNDGAQISSISARNLPGVLTKKKVSQPKLITSEEFVVLEALEKKHEKGDKKNLPASYRDRRRGPSVKESGIEALASHSITNKSNFANTSKGQRKKENSSSQEEALGSLSITKENNFSKTSKKQHKRKNSPSQEEALDSVSITKKRTLPKASKEQRKRKTLPSQEEYSADKVVREQGEELIGCRIRVWWPLDQRFYEGHIALFDRPEKKHMVIYDDGDEETLDLTSEHWELVVEDNASDPRREIVSGPSDSFDMRLGCIIDSYRHLRKKKKGKATDDLTPRPTKTMQRDLTQKGMHQIKRIKVEVSESEIEGNPMSLTTPRKVSLGSPIEDGDECCELVDVHGYKVKVSSAPTLAAIFSKYGDITANCQYKSPTVKASLLEVVSDVVRQLKTSDIDANFSAIQDMKSVVSDAADAKLDVSWLQQYLEEISEEEDVKKKSSNLMELRVTTMLVTKAAKKDLVERNGEVLAAEKRLKKAERRLQEAKSRAGEAERSVKVFEMLGEKIHQDIEQCKDALYWQSRSNDLL
- the LOC107772387 gene encoding sister chromatid cohesion protein PDS5 homolog D-like isoform X2 codes for the protein MGALSRASLSEEERNKRLVEVGNELLQQLPSSKEELLEKLDNLEHLLSTVEQVPPASARDAFQPAREALAADGLLRHPDIDVKVSVASCIGEIMRITAPDQPYDDRIIQEFFELSVLAFGKLSCIDGCGYSKAVSIIEVLAKYRTCILMLDLELDALVVQMFHHFLNSIRPDHPDHVFMDVEEIMSMMIKESDGISMELLNILISSVKKENQNVSPRSYMLGERVLQISAVKLCPYLPEALRSLRISTDDYSEVVELIWREATKSKTTNGTKSLPSSRPGEIDQFVDGASKSQNGPEERYHKAACFDDACPSTEATSKCLPDADSKVISADDTVVLFERSAEDSFKTPVNNDSKELTRGAGYDSKVGPSVPGTSKSPTNDDSSELAPHGAPEKVTPFLDQPSDLLGKYDPKHKEDDVVPEMDKSLKGSQCGDATKQQKNTDSRTNSRPENLGFIHAAEKDLDSEATQASRKRGWKPNFLKKPEEGYDHVWLSGERRSKACIRWKDYGKDTKKRSSCSPKCAISDELYLSSGVEKTPKMTIRRRQKEQNDIIEEFVVLEALEKKHEKGDKKNLPASYRDRRRGPSVKESGIEALASHSITNKSNFANTSKGQRKKENSSSQEEALGSLSITKENNFSKTSKKQHKRKNSPSQEEALDSVSITKKRTLPKASKEQRKRKTLPSQEEYSADKVVREQGEELIGCRIRVWWPLDQRFYEGHIALFDRPEKKHMVIYDDGDEETLDLTSEHWELVVEDNASDPRREIVSGPSDSFDMRLGCIIDSYRHLRKKKKGKATDDLTPRPTKTMQRDLTQKGMHQIKRIKVEVSESEIEGNPMSLTTPRKVSLGSPIEDGDECCELVDVHGYKVKVSSAPTLAAIFSKYGDITANCQYKSPTVKASLLEVVSDVVRQLKTSDIDANFSAIQDMKSVVSDAADAKLDVSWLQQYLEEISEEEDVKKKSSNLMELRVTTMLVTKAAKKDLVERNGEVLAAEKRLKKAERRLQEAKSRAGEAERSVKVFEMLGEKIHQDIEQCKDALYWQSRSNDLL